A part of Larkinella insperata genomic DNA contains:
- a CDS encoding RNA polymerase sigma-70 factor encodes MQAGDTAAFQTIYRRYWQPLFAVARKKLYSEENAEELIQDLFVDLWERRETLQIEDLKKYLFAAVKYKVLNHIKALLIRQKYETSTNRDGAELDFQTEDLLAYEDLNKALEQGIAHLPHKTRQIFRLNRLENQSVRQISASLSIPERTVEYHIMQSLRRLRSHLKEYVEVV; translated from the coding sequence TTGCAAGCAGGAGACACAGCGGCTTTTCAGACGATTTACCGAAGATACTGGCAACCGCTTTTTGCGGTAGCCCGTAAAAAGCTGTATTCAGAAGAAAACGCCGAAGAATTGATTCAGGATCTGTTTGTCGATCTGTGGGAGCGTCGGGAAACCCTTCAAATTGAGGATTTGAAAAAGTATTTGTTTGCGGCAGTGAAGTACAAGGTTCTGAATCATATCAAGGCCCTGCTGATTCGGCAGAAATACGAGACTTCCACGAACCGCGATGGGGCAGAGCTCGATTTTCAAACAGAAGACCTGCTGGCCTACGAAGATCTTAACAAAGCGCTGGAGCAGGGAATTGCCCACCTGCCCCACAAAACCCGGCAAATTTTCCGGCTAAACCGGCTGGAAAACCAGTCTGTCCGCCAAATTTCGGCTTCGTTGTCCATCCCCGAGCGCACGGTCGAATACCACATCATGCAGTCACTGCGCAGGCTGCGTTCTCATCTGAAAGAGTACGTTGAGGTAGTGTAA
- a CDS encoding glycoside hydrolase family 9 protein, translating to MRFPKTVRAFFLLAWLLSSNTVISQAQQLSPAIRLNQIGFYPNAAKIAIVVGEASDEFQVTTPDLKKVVFKGTLSAARQNAISGKTARTADFSGLKTAGTFVVVVLGVGHSYPFEIKNDVHRAVAIGSLKGFYYQRVSVDLPAKYAGTWSRPAGHVQEDTHVRVHPSAVSPGRPEETVLSSPRGWYDAGDYNKYIVNSGITVGTLLSLYEDFPQFCQRFEINIPESGNKVPDLLDESLWNLRWMLTMQDPADGGVYHKLTNPRFDGMIMPDKANKERYVVQKSVTAALDFAAVMAQAGRIFKPFSRELPGLADSCVTAAVRAWAWARKNPNQLYRQNEMNEKFDPDVLSGEYGDRDASDEWIWAAAELYVTTKDDAYYQAVNLFPDDKMPLPSWAQVRLLGYYTLARFEKSLSPLAQKDFPKLKKQLISLADGLVLDVDKQAYQTVMGKSAQDYIWGSSSVAANQGVALIQAYRLTNDKKYLRNALTNLDYLLGRNATGYCFVTGFGDKPVMNPHHRPSVADGIEAPVPGLLSGGPNGNAPKQDKCAGYTATSADEMFIDASCSYASNEIAINWNAPLVYLAGALEALQKAQ from the coding sequence ATGCGATTCCCTAAAACCGTTCGAGCTTTCTTTCTGCTGGCTTGGCTCCTGAGTAGCAACACCGTCATTAGTCAGGCGCAGCAACTTTCCCCGGCTATTCGCCTGAATCAGATCGGCTTCTACCCGAATGCCGCTAAAATTGCCATTGTCGTGGGCGAGGCATCCGACGAGTTTCAGGTAACGACGCCGGATTTAAAAAAGGTCGTTTTTAAAGGAACACTGAGCGCGGCCCGGCAAAATGCCATTTCGGGCAAAACCGCCCGGACGGCCGACTTTTCGGGCCTGAAAACCGCCGGGACGTTTGTTGTCGTGGTGCTGGGTGTAGGCCACTCGTATCCGTTTGAAATCAAAAATGACGTACACCGCGCCGTAGCCATTGGCTCGCTGAAAGGCTTTTACTACCAGCGGGTTTCGGTTGATCTGCCCGCTAAATACGCCGGAACGTGGAGCCGTCCGGCGGGGCACGTCCAGGAAGATACGCACGTTCGGGTGCATCCGTCGGCGGTGTCGCCCGGTCGTCCGGAGGAGACGGTTCTGTCGTCGCCGAGGGGGTGGTATGATGCCGGAGATTACAACAAGTACATCGTCAATTCGGGCATCACCGTGGGAACGCTGCTTTCGTTGTACGAAGATTTTCCGCAGTTCTGTCAACGGTTTGAAATCAATATTCCCGAAAGCGGTAATAAAGTTCCGGACCTGCTGGATGAGTCGCTCTGGAACCTGCGCTGGATGCTGACCATGCAGGACCCGGCCGACGGCGGGGTGTACCACAAACTGACCAATCCCCGCTTCGATGGCATGATCATGCCCGACAAAGCCAACAAAGAACGGTATGTCGTGCAGAAAAGTGTGACGGCGGCTCTGGATTTTGCGGCCGTGATGGCGCAGGCCGGGCGCATTTTCAAACCGTTCAGCCGGGAACTGCCCGGGCTGGCGGATTCGTGCGTGACGGCGGCCGTTCGGGCGTGGGCGTGGGCCCGCAAAAACCCGAACCAGCTCTACCGGCAGAACGAAATGAATGAAAAATTTGATCCGGATGTGCTCTCCGGTGAATACGGCGACCGCGACGCGAGCGACGAGTGGATCTGGGCGGCTGCCGAACTTTACGTGACCACGAAAGACGATGCCTATTACCAAGCCGTCAACCTGTTTCCCGACGATAAAATGCCATTGCCATCGTGGGCGCAGGTTCGGTTGCTGGGCTATTATACCCTGGCCCGTTTTGAAAAAAGCCTGAGTCCACTGGCTCAGAAGGACTTTCCGAAACTGAAAAAACAATTGATCAGTTTGGCCGACGGGTTGGTTCTGGACGTTGATAAACAGGCGTACCAGACCGTTATGGGCAAATCGGCGCAAGATTACATCTGGGGCAGCAGTTCTGTAGCCGCCAACCAGGGGGTTGCGCTGATTCAGGCCTACCGGTTGACCAACGACAAAAAGTATCTGCGCAATGCCCTGACCAACCTCGATTACCTGCTGGGCCGCAACGCTACCGGCTATTGCTTCGTGACGGGCTTCGGCGACAAACCGGTGATGAACCCACACCACCGCCCCTCGGTGGCCGATGGCATTGAAGCGCCGGTTCCCGGTCTGCTGTCGGGCGGGCCCAACGGAAACGCGCCGAAGCAGGATAAATGCGCGGGCTACACGGCTACATCGGCCGATGAAATGTTTATCGATGCTTCCTGCTCGTACGCTTCCAACGAAATTGCCATCAACTGGAACGCTCCGCTGGTGTACCTGGCCGGCGCCTTGGAAGCCCTGCAAAAAGCGCAGTAA